In one Modestobacter sp. L9-4 genomic region, the following are encoded:
- a CDS encoding DUF3995 domain-containing protein, with product MARAAAVLAAVLALASAVTTAYWTLGGTALLDTVGGQLESLAREGGGAAVLLGGAVVVAKLVAAVLALALLRRPGRAVRVLGGLAGVLLTLWGGANVLLGGAVLTGVLDLGPVADERALRWHVLCWDAWFLLWGLALLTAVAANRRGQRGGAVEPRSTSSGSTSSARWTG from the coding sequence GTGGCCCGCGCCGCCGCCGTCCTCGCCGCGGTCCTGGCCCTAGCCTCCGCGGTGACGACGGCGTACTGGACGCTCGGTGGGACGGCGCTGCTGGACACCGTCGGCGGGCAGCTGGAGTCCCTCGCCCGGGAGGGCGGCGGTGCGGCGGTCCTGCTCGGCGGCGCGGTCGTGGTCGCCAAGCTGGTGGCCGCCGTCCTGGCACTGGCGCTGCTGCGCCGCCCGGGACGCGCGGTGCGGGTGCTCGGCGGTCTCGCCGGCGTCCTGCTCACGCTGTGGGGCGGGGCCAACGTGCTGCTCGGTGGAGCGGTGCTCACCGGCGTGCTGGACCTGGGGCCGGTAGCCGACGAGCGGGCCCTGCGCTGGCACGTGCTCTGCTGGGACGCCTGGTTCCTGCTGTGGGGTCTCGCGCTGCTGACCGCGGTCGCCGCGAACCGGCGGGGTCAGCGCGGCGGGGCGGTGGAGCCGCGCAGCACCAGCTCGGGGTCGACCAGCTCCGCGCGCTGGACCGGGTAG
- a CDS encoding SDR family oxidoreductase: protein MTENITEIQVRPLALVTGASSGIGFELAKQFAEHGYDVVVNAEDAGIQKAAMLIQASGARVVPVQADLRTEQGVAQLWSEVQALGRPLEAAALNAGVGESGAFVDTDWADDLSIMQLNVVSTAALLKLALVEMTARDSGRILVTSSIASTMPGAYQPVYNASKSFVQSLTEAVQAELKDKDSAVTVTSLMPGPVDTEFFSRAGLEDTAMGQGPKDGADEVAAQGFEALMAGERKVVAASKATKAQAAMNKVLPDAVKAAAHKVMAKPQD from the coding sequence ATGACCGAGAACATCACCGAGATCCAGGTCCGGCCCCTCGCGCTCGTCACCGGTGCCTCCAGCGGCATCGGCTTCGAGCTGGCCAAGCAGTTCGCCGAGCACGGGTACGACGTCGTGGTGAACGCCGAGGACGCCGGCATCCAGAAGGCAGCGATGCTGATCCAGGCCTCCGGCGCCCGCGTCGTCCCGGTCCAGGCCGACCTGCGCACCGAGCAGGGCGTGGCGCAGCTGTGGTCGGAGGTTCAGGCGCTCGGCCGGCCGCTGGAGGCCGCCGCGCTCAACGCCGGGGTCGGGGAGAGCGGCGCCTTCGTCGACACCGACTGGGCCGACGACCTGTCGATCATGCAGCTCAACGTGGTCTCCACCGCCGCGCTGCTGAAGCTCGCGCTGGTCGAGATGACCGCCCGCGACTCCGGCCGAATCCTGGTCACCTCCTCGATCGCCTCGACGATGCCCGGCGCCTACCAGCCGGTCTACAACGCCTCGAAGTCCTTCGTCCAGTCGCTGACCGAGGCCGTGCAGGCCGAGCTCAAGGACAAGGACTCCGCCGTCACCGTCACCTCGCTGATGCCCGGCCCGGTGGACACGGAGTTCTTCTCCCGCGCCGGCCTCGAGGACACCGCCATGGGCCAGGGCCCGAAGGACGGCGCCGACGAGGTCGCCGCGCAGGGCTTCGAGGCGCTGATGGCCGGCGAGCGCAAGGTCGTCGCGGCCTCGAAGGCCACCAAGGCGCAGGCGGCGATGAACAAGGTGCTGCCCGACGCGGTGAAGGCCGCCGCGCACAAGGTCATGGCCAAGCCGCAGGACTGA
- a CDS encoding dipeptidase translates to MTYSSYDHQSGYRSFDYLAGDLGLPVVPLTPESGRVPAYDGGFTADQVARAERLLAENVTISLHDHPVLFPADMADTPRYNRTGRQHTAFTGLRESGLTVVFDNMMDGTACVTGNAPWQWDDVVLDLGMRLADLAHQDGVGVIRTVADIEATHAAGGVGLVFGLEAATPIGNDLDKLDVLFGLGIRQIGIAYSDSNALGTGLNEIVDGGLTALGRRAVRRMNQLGLAVDVSHSSDRTGIDACAASDAPVFITHAGARAVWDIPRLKGDDVLRAVADTGGVIGMSAAPHTTVSHEHPRHSIASVMDHFRYCLDLVGIDAVGFGPDTLYGDHVGLHTTFAGLLSTEPRPGAPVPDRVPYVDGLENPTESFHNIAAWLVRDGFTDEEITKVLGGNVLRALRLIWP, encoded by the coding sequence ATGACCTACTCGTCCTACGACCACCAGTCGGGGTACCGCTCGTTCGACTATCTAGCCGGCGACCTCGGCCTGCCCGTCGTCCCGCTCACCCCGGAGTCCGGCCGGGTGCCCGCCTACGACGGCGGGTTCACCGCCGACCAGGTCGCCCGGGCCGAGCGGCTGCTGGCGGAGAACGTCACGATCAGCCTGCACGACCACCCGGTGCTCTTCCCCGCCGACATGGCCGACACCCCGCGCTACAACCGCACCGGCCGGCAGCACACCGCCTTCACCGGGCTGCGGGAGTCCGGGCTGACCGTCGTGTTCGACAACATGATGGACGGCACCGCCTGCGTCACCGGCAACGCGCCGTGGCAGTGGGACGACGTCGTGCTCGACCTCGGGATGCGGCTGGCCGACCTCGCCCACCAGGACGGCGTGGGCGTGATCCGCACCGTCGCCGACATCGAGGCCACGCACGCCGCCGGTGGGGTCGGGCTGGTGTTCGGGCTGGAGGCGGCGACCCCGATCGGCAACGACCTGGACAAGCTCGACGTCCTGTTCGGCCTGGGCATCCGGCAGATCGGCATCGCCTACTCCGACTCCAACGCCCTCGGCACCGGGCTCAACGAGATCGTCGACGGTGGGCTCACCGCGCTCGGCCGCCGCGCCGTCCGCCGGATGAACCAGCTCGGGCTGGCCGTCGACGTCTCGCACTCCTCCGACCGGACCGGCATCGACGCCTGTGCGGCCTCCGACGCACCCGTCTTCATCACCCATGCCGGTGCGCGGGCGGTCTGGGACATCCCGCGGCTCAAGGGGGACGACGTGCTGCGCGCCGTCGCCGACACCGGCGGGGTGATCGGGATGTCGGCCGCGCCGCACACCACCGTGTCGCACGAGCACCCGCGGCACTCGATCGCCTCGGTGATGGACCACTTCCGGTACTGCCTGGACCTGGTCGGCATCGACGCGGTCGGGTTCGGCCCGGACACCCTGTACGGCGACCACGTCGGGCTGCACACCACCTTCGCCGGGCTGCTGTCGACCGAGCCCCGGCCCGGCGCTCCGGTGCCTGACCGGGTGCCCTACGTCGACGGGCTGGAGAACCCGACCGAGTCCTTCCACAACATCGCCGCCTGGCTGGTGCGCGACGGGTTCACCGACGAGGAGATCACCAAGGTGCTGGGCGGGAACGTCCTCCGGGCGCTGCGGCTGATCTGGCCCTGA
- a CDS encoding M20/M25/M40 family metallo-hydrolase: protein MTAPVDTLPPGFLAALTEYVAIPSDSRSALPATMRAAADWLAARLSWAAGRVEETDGFPVVRGEWLGAPGAPTVLVYGHYDVQPTGDLAEWHTQPFELVVDGDVLRGRGVTDDKGPVLLVLAMAEALLAERGALPLNVRFLLEGEEEIGSPHLPGYVRAHAAELACDLVISADGAMWRPTEPSISIASKGLVALDVEVTGATEDLHSGRYGGTVANPVHALATVLASLHAADGSVAVDGFLDGVDELSAQRRAEIDAVAFDEEEYRAGLGVPELVGEAGYSTLARLWERPTLEVNGITAGGKYTVIPHRATGHVSCRLVGQQDPERVVAAITAHVAGLDVPGVRVEVRADPGRVPAYRIEPDHPAVLAARAALAEVYPGQEVLLAVIAGTLPATTLFEEVLGAKTLFFSFATADEKHHAPNEFMRIARIAEGMRAWAALWDGLAAGGTR from the coding sequence ATGACCGCACCGGTCGACACCCTGCCGCCGGGCTTCCTGGCCGCGCTCACCGAGTACGTGGCGATCCCCAGCGACAGCCGCAGCGCGCTGCCTGCGACCATGCGCGCGGCCGCCGACTGGCTGGCCGCCCGGCTGTCCTGGGCCGCTGGCCGGGTCGAGGAGACCGACGGCTTCCCGGTGGTGCGCGGCGAGTGGCTCGGTGCCCCCGGCGCCCCGACCGTGCTGGTCTACGGGCACTACGACGTCCAGCCCACCGGCGACCTCGCCGAGTGGCACACGCAGCCGTTCGAGCTGGTGGTCGACGGGGACGTGCTGCGCGGGCGTGGGGTCACCGACGACAAGGGACCGGTGCTGCTTGTGCTGGCCATGGCCGAGGCGCTGCTGGCCGAGCGCGGGGCGTTGCCGCTCAACGTGCGCTTCCTGCTGGAGGGGGAGGAGGAGATCGGCAGCCCGCACCTGCCCGGCTACGTGCGCGCGCACGCCGCGGAGCTGGCCTGCGACCTGGTCATCTCCGCCGACGGCGCGATGTGGCGGCCGACCGAGCCCTCGATCTCCATCGCGTCCAAGGGCCTGGTCGCCCTGGACGTCGAGGTCACCGGAGCCACCGAGGACCTGCACTCCGGCCGGTACGGCGGCACCGTGGCCAACCCGGTGCACGCGCTGGCCACGGTGCTGGCCTCGCTGCACGCCGCCGACGGCTCCGTCGCCGTCGACGGGTTCCTCGACGGGGTCGACGAGCTGTCGGCGCAGCGTCGGGCGGAGATCGACGCCGTCGCCTTCGACGAGGAGGAGTACCGCGCGGGCCTCGGCGTCCCGGAGCTGGTCGGCGAGGCCGGGTACTCCACGCTGGCCCGGCTGTGGGAGCGGCCCACGCTGGAGGTCAACGGCATCACCGCCGGCGGCAAGTACACCGTCATCCCGCACCGGGCCACCGGCCACGTGTCCTGCCGGCTGGTCGGGCAGCAGGACCCCGAGCGGGTCGTCGCCGCGATCACCGCGCACGTCGCCGGGCTCGACGTCCCCGGCGTCCGGGTGGAGGTGCGCGCCGACCCCGGCCGGGTGCCGGCCTACCGGATCGAGCCCGACCACCCCGCGGTGCTCGCCGCCCGGGCTGCGCTGGCCGAGGTCTACCCGGGCCAGGAGGTGCTGCTCGCGGTCATCGCCGGCACCCTGCCGGCCACCACGCTGTTCGAGGAGGTGCTGGGGGCCAAGACGCTGTTCTTCTCCTTCGCCACCGCCGACGAGAAGCACCACGCGCCCAACGAGTTCATGCGCATCGCGCGGATCGCCGAGGGCATGCGCGCCTGGGCCGCACTGTGGGACGGCCTCGCCGCTGGAGGGACCCGATGA
- a CDS encoding methylaspartate ammonia-lyase, whose translation MVPPRIADVLAVPVRGGFFADDQAAIRAGAEHDGFGYTGPPRTPGFTAVRQAGEALSVLLVLDDGSVEFGDCAAVQYSGAGGRDPVFSAEVAAVEVAGSVAPWLVGREVTGFRALAEELDGGLHTAIRYGVSQALLGAAARAARVTMAEVVRDEYATGAPLVPVPLYAQTGDDRYLNADKMILKGVDVLPHGLFNSPAAFGPEGWGLTEYLRWLVARIGKLRPDGGYRPRLHVDTYGTPGLAFGGDVRAVAAYLAVLGEMCAPFELAVEHPIDAGSTAAQLDTYVLLRAELARLGSTVRIVVDEWCNTLDDVRAFVDARAADVVHVKTPDLGSLTDTVEALLLVRAAGLEAYCGGTCNETDRSAQVSAHVAMACQASQVLAKPGMGVDEGLMVVGNEMARTAALVAARRTREEILR comes from the coding sequence ATGGTCCCGCCGCGGATCGCCGACGTCCTCGCCGTCCCGGTCCGCGGCGGGTTCTTCGCCGACGACCAGGCCGCCATCCGGGCCGGCGCCGAGCACGACGGGTTCGGCTACACCGGGCCGCCCCGCACCCCGGGGTTCACCGCCGTCCGGCAGGCGGGTGAGGCGCTGTCGGTGCTGCTGGTGCTCGACGACGGCTCGGTCGAGTTCGGTGACTGCGCCGCCGTGCAGTACAGCGGTGCCGGCGGGCGCGACCCGGTGTTCTCGGCCGAGGTGGCCGCCGTCGAGGTCGCCGGGTCCGTCGCGCCCTGGCTGGTGGGCCGGGAGGTGACCGGCTTCCGGGCGCTCGCGGAGGAGCTGGACGGCGGGCTGCACACCGCGATCCGGTACGGCGTCAGCCAGGCGCTGCTCGGGGCCGCAGCCCGGGCGGCCCGGGTCACGATGGCCGAGGTGGTGCGGGACGAGTACGCCACCGGTGCGCCGCTGGTGCCCGTGCCGCTGTACGCCCAGACCGGCGACGACCGGTACCTCAACGCGGACAAGATGATCCTCAAGGGCGTCGACGTCCTGCCGCACGGGCTGTTCAACTCCCCGGCCGCCTTCGGGCCCGAGGGCTGGGGGCTGACGGAGTACCTGCGCTGGCTCGTCGCCCGGATCGGCAAGCTGCGTCCCGACGGCGGCTACCGGCCGCGGCTGCACGTGGACACCTACGGCACGCCGGGCCTCGCCTTCGGCGGCGACGTGCGCGCGGTCGCCGCCTACCTGGCCGTGCTGGGGGAGATGTGCGCGCCGTTCGAGCTCGCCGTCGAGCACCCGATCGACGCCGGCAGCACCGCCGCCCAGCTGGACACCTACGTGCTGCTGCGCGCCGAGCTCGCCCGGCTCGGCAGCACCGTGCGGATCGTGGTCGACGAGTGGTGCAACACCCTGGACGACGTCCGGGCCTTCGTCGACGCCCGGGCCGCCGACGTCGTGCACGTGAAGACGCCGGACCTGGGCTCGCTCACCGACACCGTCGAGGCGCTGCTGCTGGTGCGCGCCGCCGGGCTGGAGGCCTACTGCGGCGGCACCTGCAACGAGACCGACCGCTCCGCGCAGGTCAGCGCGCACGTGGCGATGGCGTGCCAGGCGAGCCAGGTGCTGGCCAAGCCCGGGATGGGCGTGGACGAGGGCCTGATGGTGGTCGGCAACGAGATGGCCCGGACCGCGGCGCTCGTCGCGGCCCGCCGCACGCGTGAGGAGATCCTGCGATGA
- a CDS encoding alcohol dehydrogenase catalytic domain-containing protein, producing the protein MRAALYQAAGVVTVEDVPDAAVAEPTDAVVQVLRSCICGSDLWSYRGIVTRAAGGRQGHEFLGVVTDVGAEVTSVRPGDLVVAPFTWSDNTCPACAEGLQSKCDNGGTFGAPGTDGGQGEAVRVPQADGTLVVVPGGVDGVDDARLTALLALTDVMATGLHGAVLAGVTEGSTVAVIGDGAVGLCAVLGATQVLGAERVILMSRHADRTALGRTFGATDVVAERGAEGIAAVRELTGGRGVPFVVEAVGTPESWEMALGMARAGGHVGAVGIPHQMPELPLFPIVRSHLTVGAGIAPVRRYLPDLIDRVTSGRLDPSPVFDLTLPLERVAEGYAAMDERRSIKTMLAG; encoded by the coding sequence ATGCGCGCTGCCCTCTACCAGGCCGCCGGCGTCGTCACCGTCGAGGACGTCCCCGACGCCGCGGTCGCCGAGCCCACCGACGCCGTCGTCCAGGTCCTGCGGTCCTGCATCTGCGGCTCGGACCTGTGGTCCTACCGCGGCATCGTCACCCGCGCCGCCGGCGGCCGGCAGGGCCACGAGTTCCTCGGCGTGGTCACCGACGTCGGCGCCGAGGTCACCTCGGTGCGCCCCGGTGACCTGGTCGTCGCCCCGTTCACCTGGTCGGACAACACCTGCCCGGCGTGCGCCGAGGGCCTGCAGAGCAAGTGCGACAACGGCGGCACCTTCGGCGCACCCGGCACCGACGGCGGTCAGGGCGAGGCGGTGCGGGTGCCGCAGGCCGACGGCACGCTGGTCGTCGTCCCCGGCGGGGTGGACGGCGTGGACGACGCCCGGCTGACCGCGCTGCTCGCGCTGACCGACGTGATGGCCACCGGGCTGCACGGTGCCGTGCTCGCCGGGGTGACCGAGGGCTCGACCGTCGCGGTCATCGGCGACGGCGCCGTCGGGCTGTGCGCGGTGCTCGGCGCGACGCAGGTGCTGGGTGCGGAGCGGGTGATCCTGATGAGCCGGCACGCCGACCGGACCGCGCTCGGGCGCACGTTCGGGGCCACCGACGTCGTCGCCGAGCGCGGCGCGGAGGGGATCGCGGCGGTCCGCGAGCTCACCGGCGGTCGCGGAGTCCCGTTCGTGGTCGAGGCCGTGGGCACCCCGGAGTCGTGGGAGATGGCGCTGGGCATGGCCCGGGCCGGTGGCCACGTCGGCGCCGTCGGCATCCCGCACCAGATGCCGGAGCTGCCGCTGTTCCCGATCGTGCGCTCGCACCTCACCGTGGGTGCGGGCATCGCGCCGGTGCGCCGCTACCTGCCCGACCTGATCGACCGGGTGACCAGCGGCCGGCTCGACCCGAGCCCGGTGTTCGACCTGACCCTGCCGCTGGAGCGGGTCGCCGAGGGCTACGCCGCGATGGACGAGCGCCGCTCCATCAAGACCATGCTGGCCGGCTGA
- a CDS encoding ketopantoate reductase family protein, with amino-acid sequence MSSPLVFIGAGAIGGTLAAHVARAGGDVLLCDVDTEHVAAINAGGLSIEGPVAEFTVQVPAVTPDGLPDVIDRAVVAVKSHHTPAAAELLRDRLAPGGHVLTVQNGLTADVLVDVLGADRVISSFINVGADYLGPGRIVQGNVAAFHIGELAGGEITPRVRELAELLPYAQPTANVLGYLWGKEAYGAMLWAGAVSDLTIAESLERPEYQPLMIALAREVLAQAPVPVESFDGFDPADLEGSLDRLAAFNRRSAKQYSGIHRDLVVRKRKTEIDSMLRDLDGPIFAKIGEIVHDIEQGRRVNEVANLDELAAFAAALPTHAAASRPTHP; translated from the coding sequence GTGAGCTCACCGCTGGTCTTCATCGGGGCCGGCGCCATCGGCGGGACGCTGGCCGCACACGTGGCCCGGGCCGGCGGCGACGTCCTGCTCTGCGACGTCGACACCGAGCACGTGGCCGCGATCAACGCCGGCGGCCTGTCGATCGAGGGCCCGGTCGCGGAGTTCACGGTGCAGGTGCCTGCCGTGACGCCGGACGGGCTGCCCGACGTGATCGACCGGGCGGTCGTTGCCGTCAAGAGCCACCACACCCCGGCCGCCGCCGAGCTGCTGCGCGACCGGCTGGCACCGGGCGGCCACGTCCTCACCGTGCAGAACGGGCTGACCGCCGACGTCCTGGTCGACGTGCTGGGTGCCGACCGGGTCATCTCCAGCTTCATCAACGTGGGCGCCGACTACCTGGGCCCGGGGCGGATCGTGCAGGGCAACGTCGCGGCCTTCCACATCGGGGAGCTGGCCGGCGGGGAGATCACCCCGCGGGTGCGCGAGCTCGCCGAGCTGCTGCCCTACGCCCAGCCGACGGCCAACGTGCTCGGCTACCTGTGGGGCAAGGAGGCCTACGGCGCGATGCTGTGGGCCGGCGCGGTCTCCGACCTGACCATCGCCGAGAGCCTCGAGCGGCCTGAGTACCAGCCGCTGATGATCGCCCTGGCCCGTGAGGTGCTGGCCCAGGCGCCGGTGCCGGTGGAGAGCTTCGACGGCTTCGACCCCGCCGACCTGGAGGGCTCGCTCGACCGGCTGGCCGCCTTCAACCGGCGCAGCGCCAAGCAGTACAGCGGCATCCACCGCGACCTCGTCGTCCGGAAGCGGAAGACCGAGATCGACAGCATGCTGCGCGACCTGGACGGTCCGATCTTCGCCAAGATCGGCGAGATCGTGCACGACATCGAGCAGGGCCGCCGCGTCAACGAGGTGGCCAACCTCGACGAGCTGGCCGCGTTCGCCGCCGCCCTCCCCACCCACGCAGCCGCGTCCCGGCCCACCCACCCCTAG
- a CDS encoding alpha/beta fold hydrolase — MDLTINGCRLTVEVSGPEDGPVLIAHHGGGGIGSLAEPRSTFGPLADRFRVVVFDARGCGTSEGIAPYSHEQWAADVEGLREWTGAEQIVVTGGSYGGFIALEYAVRYPGRVQAMVLRDTSADGSNLELAFENARNQDRVEIDWERFNRYWHGETRDDADLKQLWSELIPLYDKHYDPVKSAAAVEAGHYRHEAHNWCFQHNWGSYDLKADLPAVTAPTLVTVGRYDWVTPVSSSETIASLLPNAELVVFEESGHSPQNEERELFQSTMRGFLDRVVPA; from the coding sequence ATGGACCTGACCATCAACGGCTGCCGGCTCACCGTCGAGGTGTCCGGCCCCGAGGACGGGCCGGTGCTCATCGCCCACCACGGCGGCGGCGGCATCGGCTCGCTGGCCGAGCCCCGCTCCACCTTCGGCCCGCTGGCCGACCGCTTCCGGGTCGTCGTCTTCGACGCCCGCGGCTGCGGCACGAGCGAGGGCATCGCGCCCTACTCCCACGAGCAGTGGGCCGCCGACGTCGAGGGCCTGCGCGAGTGGACCGGTGCCGAGCAGATCGTGGTCACGGGCGGCTCCTACGGCGGCTTCATCGCCCTCGAGTACGCCGTCCGGTACCCCGGCCGGGTGCAGGCGATGGTCCTGCGGGACACCTCCGCCGACGGGTCCAACCTGGAGCTGGCGTTCGAGAACGCCCGCAACCAGGACCGGGTGGAGATCGACTGGGAGCGGTTCAACCGGTACTGGCACGGCGAGACCCGGGACGACGCCGACCTCAAGCAGCTCTGGTCCGAGCTGATCCCGCTCTACGACAAGCACTACGACCCGGTGAAGAGCGCGGCCGCCGTGGAGGCCGGGCACTACCGGCACGAGGCGCACAACTGGTGCTTCCAGCACAACTGGGGCAGCTACGACCTCAAGGCCGACCTCCCCGCGGTGACGGCGCCGACGCTGGTCACCGTCGGCCGGTACGACTGGGTCACCCCGGTGAGCTCCTCGGAGACCATCGCCTCGCTGCTGCCGAACGCCGAGCTGGTGGTGTTCGAGGAGTCCGGGCACTCGCCGCAGAACGAGGAGCGCGAGCTCTTCCAGTCGACGATGCGCGGCTTCCTCGACCGGGTCGTGCCGGCGTGA
- a CDS encoding DUF885 family protein, which yields MTQAAARLAELGERYFRTQHTYDPYNATLLGITDFDGLAGDPSRAASEAAAAAFAALDAEIAAIDAGELDDAGRVDLGVLTVLSRGAGRDAHHALWAANASAKGYVSRQGLVFQAVPAMTITDADSAARYESRLGGLGAFFTALAQRYAEEAAAGRVSTQLGLQHAIGQLTGHLERDLDDDALLAPTAGADPALRERAKETVRAEVRPAMTVLVDQLRALLPGARPDDAVGISNVPGGAAAYVDAVARHTTTDLTPEQVHQIGLDTLAELRPRWLGIGARALGVDTFPEIAARLRADPALRFETSAQIVEVAEQALHRAQAVQDDWFPHFDIPACVIEEIDPVDAAGAAMAYYRPPAVDGSRPGAHVLQATHPTERFRFEYEALAFHESVPGHHLQLATAQTLDLPRYRQHLDVEACSFNEGWGLYAESLAEEMGLYSGDVALLGMLSFASLRACRLVVDTGLHAFGWSRERAVQFMLDNTATTRDNAASEVDRYICWPGQALAYVIGKREIVRLRERATAALGDRFDLVGFHGAVLGSGALPLPVLDDVITRWTTGLATAEEHAWT from the coding sequence TTGACGCAGGCAGCAGCGAGGCTCGCCGAGCTCGGCGAGCGGTACTTCCGCACCCAGCACACCTACGACCCCTACAACGCCACGCTGCTCGGGATCACCGACTTCGACGGCCTGGCCGGTGACCCCAGCCGGGCGGCGAGCGAGGCCGCGGCGGCGGCGTTCGCCGCCCTCGACGCGGAGATCGCGGCGATCGACGCGGGCGAGCTCGACGACGCCGGCCGGGTCGACCTCGGTGTGCTCACCGTGCTGTCCCGTGGCGCCGGCCGGGACGCCCACCACGCGCTGTGGGCGGCCAACGCCTCGGCCAAGGGCTACGTCAGCCGGCAGGGGCTGGTCTTCCAGGCGGTGCCGGCCATGACGATCACCGACGCGGACTCCGCCGCCCGGTACGAGTCGCGGCTGGGCGGGCTCGGCGCCTTCTTCACCGCCCTCGCGCAGCGGTACGCCGAGGAGGCCGCTGCCGGGCGGGTCTCCACCCAGCTGGGCCTCCAGCACGCGATCGGCCAGCTCACCGGCCACCTCGAGCGGGACCTGGACGACGACGCGCTGCTCGCCCCCACGGCCGGTGCGGACCCCGCGCTGCGCGAGCGTGCGAAGGAGACGGTGCGAGCAGAGGTGCGCCCGGCGATGACGGTGCTGGTCGACCAGCTGCGCGCGCTGCTGCCCGGCGCCCGGCCCGACGACGCCGTCGGCATCAGCAACGTCCCCGGCGGAGCTGCGGCCTACGTCGACGCGGTCGCCCGGCACACCACCACCGACCTCACCCCCGAGCAGGTGCACCAGATCGGCCTGGACACCCTGGCCGAGCTGCGCCCGCGCTGGCTGGGGATCGGCGCCCGGGCGCTGGGCGTCGACACGTTCCCCGAGATCGCCGCGCGGCTGCGCGCCGACCCGGCGCTCCGGTTCGAGACCAGCGCGCAGATCGTCGAGGTCGCCGAGCAGGCGCTGCATCGTGCCCAGGCCGTGCAGGACGACTGGTTCCCCCACTTCGACATCCCGGCGTGCGTGATCGAGGAGATCGACCCGGTCGACGCCGCGGGTGCGGCGATGGCCTACTACCGGCCGCCCGCCGTCGACGGCAGCCGGCCCGGCGCGCACGTGCTGCAGGCCACCCACCCCACCGAGCGCTTCCGGTTCGAGTACGAGGCGCTGGCCTTCCACGAGTCGGTGCCCGGCCACCACCTGCAGCTGGCCACCGCGCAGACCCTCGACCTGCCCCGCTACCGCCAGCACCTCGACGTGGAGGCGTGCAGCTTCAACGAGGGCTGGGGGCTGTACGCGGAGTCCCTGGCCGAGGAGATGGGGCTCTACAGCGGCGACGTCGCGCTGCTGGGCATGCTGTCCTTCGCCTCGCTGCGGGCCTGCCGGCTGGTCGTCGACACCGGGCTGCACGCCTTCGGCTGGTCCCGCGAGCGGGCCGTGCAGTTCATGCTCGACAACACCGCGACCACCCGAGACAACGCGGCCAGCGAGGTCGACCGCTACATCTGCTGGCCGGGCCAGGCGCTGGCCTACGTGATCGGCAAGCGCGAGATCGTCCGGCTCCGCGAGCGCGCCACCGCGGCGCTGGGCGACCGCTTCGACCTCGTCGGCTTCCACGGCGCCGTGCTCGGCAGCGGTGCGCTGCCGCTGCCGGTGCTCGACGACGTCATCACCCGCTGGACCACCGGTCTGGCCACTGCAGAGGAGCACGCATGGACCTGA
- a CDS encoding SDR family NAD(P)-dependent oxidoreductase, with amino-acid sequence MGELEGRVAVVTGTAQGIGQAIARTLREAGATVHEVDRDTVDLSVTAEVEEFFAGVGDVDVLVNNAGGVTGQTHVPIDELTDAAWDAVVDANLRTTMNCTRAAARTMKRRGYGRIVVISSGAGRSVSLTGIQAYASAKAAQIGFTRQMAHELGPHGITVNCIAPGFVLSNPTTQAQWESYGPDGQQALLERIAVRATGTPEDIARGVLFFAVPAAGWVSGQTLSIDGGHSLF; translated from the coding sequence ATGGGTGAGCTCGAGGGCAGGGTCGCGGTGGTCACCGGGACCGCGCAGGGCATCGGGCAGGCCATCGCCCGCACGCTGCGCGAGGCCGGGGCCACGGTGCACGAGGTCGACCGCGACACCGTGGACCTGTCGGTCACCGCCGAGGTCGAGGAGTTCTTCGCCGGTGTCGGCGACGTCGACGTGCTGGTCAACAACGCCGGCGGGGTGACCGGCCAGACGCACGTGCCGATCGACGAGCTCACCGACGCCGCGTGGGACGCCGTCGTCGACGCCAACCTGCGGACGACGATGAACTGCACCCGCGCCGCGGCCCGCACCATGAAGCGCCGCGGGTACGGCCGGATCGTCGTCATCTCCTCCGGCGCCGGTCGCAGCGTGAGCCTCACCGGGATCCAGGCCTACGCCTCGGCCAAGGCCGCGCAGATCGGCTTCACCCGGCAGATGGCCCACGAGCTGGGCCCGCACGGCATCACCGTCAACTGCATCGCGCCGGGCTTCGTGCTCTCCAACCCCACCACCCAGGCGCAGTGGGAGAGCTACGGCCCCGACGGTCAGCAGGCGCTGCTGGAGCGGATCGCCGTCCGGGCCACCGGGACGCCGGAGGACATCGCCCGCGGCGTCCTGTTCTTCGCCGTCCCCGCGGCCGGGTGGGTCAGCGGCCAGACGCTGTCCATCGACGGCGGCCACTCACTCTTCTAG